The Paenibacillus tianjinensis genome has a window encoding:
- a CDS encoding CPBP family intramembrane glutamic endopeptidase, translating into MYIYAVLFSPVVEELLFRKFLLIKIEKHLNWWAAASISSIIFALLHFNSIGFIGYIFIGLVWCYYYRKSDNILVPIFSHFIFNYLAILSQSIKG; encoded by the coding sequence ATGTACATTTATGCTGTACTATTTAGTCCAGTAGTGGAGGAATTGCTGTTCAGAAAATTTTTATTAATAAAAATAGAGAAGCATTTAAATTGGTGGGCAGCAGCATCTATAAGCTCTATAATCTTTGCCTTATTGCATTTTAACTCAATTGGATTCATCGGGTACATATTTATAGGACTTGTGTGGTGTTATTATTATCGCAAATCAGATAACATCCTGGTTCCAATATTCAGCCATTTCATATTCAACTATCTTGCAATCCTAAGCCAATCAATAAAGGGGTGA
- a CDS encoding dihydrofolate reductase — MTYPLTIIVAMDRNRLIGSNNQLPWHIPADLNFFKATTLYNNVVMGKSTFESIGKSLPKRTNIILTSQKEYPIPPDGYVYDHIDDVLVHSIIDDLRSTYIIGGSSIYLQFLPYADNMIITHIDAEFEGDTYFPEYNISEWECIHERLIPKGQDTDYNLTIKRYKRFNK, encoded by the coding sequence ATGACCTATCCATTAACAATTATCGTAGCAATGGATCGAAATAGACTTATCGGCTCAAACAATCAACTTCCCTGGCACATTCCAGCAGACTTAAATTTCTTCAAAGCAACTACTTTGTACAACAATGTGGTCATGGGTAAATCGACATTTGAATCAATTGGAAAATCCCTTCCTAAACGAACAAATATCATCCTGACCTCACAAAAAGAATATCCAATTCCACCTGATGGATATGTCTATGACCACATAGATGATGTATTAGTTCACTCTATTATTGATGACTTAAGATCGACTTACATTATCGGTGGTTCATCAATTTACTTGCAATTTCTCCCCTATGCAGATAACATGATTATTACTCACATCGATGCTGAGTTTGAGGGAGATACTTATTTTCCCGAATATAACATATCTGAATGGGAATGTATTCATGAAAGACTTATACCTAAAGGTCAAGATACCGATTACAACTTGACAATAAAACGGTACAAAAGATTTAATAAATAA
- the thyA gene encoding thymidylate synthase, translating into MSKFDLIYKEMVEDIINNGVWDKDQEVRTKWKDGTPAYTKSIVSKQIRLDNTEVPILTTKKVAWKTAIHELIWFYIKRTSDVSYLRENNVKIWEEWTGNNNSIGKAYGYQLGKRIDVDRGEKAEYYGSIVDVMTPTNQVDNLIHELKTNPSSRRHVISLWNIDDLRFMNLYPCVWHSQWLVKEGKLHLIVGVRSNDVALGNPFNIFQYYVLQRMISQVTGYEMGTLTFNINDCHVYERHIDPLKEQISRTSYEAPELWINPDIKNFDDFTIDDFKLINYKHHDKIPMEVAI; encoded by the coding sequence ATGAGCAAATTCGATTTGATTTATAAAGAAATGGTTGAAGACATAATCAATAATGGTGTATGGGATAAAGATCAAGAAGTAAGAACTAAATGGAAGGATGGCACTCCTGCATATACGAAAAGTATTGTCTCAAAACAAATAAGGCTTGATAATACAGAAGTTCCTATTTTAACAACTAAGAAAGTCGCTTGGAAAACTGCAATTCATGAGTTGATTTGGTTTTATATTAAACGTACAAGCGATGTGTCTTACTTACGCGAAAACAATGTGAAGATATGGGAAGAGTGGACTGGTAACAATAACTCAATTGGAAAGGCGTATGGTTATCAACTAGGCAAACGAATTGATGTTGATCGTGGCGAAAAAGCAGAATATTATGGGTCAATAGTAGACGTTATGACTCCTACGAATCAGGTTGATAACCTTATTCATGAATTAAAAACAAATCCTTCTTCAAGAAGACACGTTATTTCTCTTTGGAATATAGATGATTTAAGATTTATGAATCTATATCCTTGCGTATGGCATAGTCAATGGCTTGTTAAAGAAGGAAAACTACATCTTATTGTTGGGGTAAGATCGAATGATGTTGCATTAGGGAACCCCTTTAACATATTCCAATACTACGTCCTACAGCGTATGATATCTCAAGTGACAGGCTATGAAATGGGAACCCTAACATTTAATATTAATGATTGTCATGTATACGAGAGACATATTGATCCACTAAAAGAGCAAATATCAAGAACGAGTTATGAAGCACCAGAATTATGGATTAATCCTGACATCAAAAACTTCGATGACTTTACTATTGACGATTTCAAACTAATTAACTATAAACACCACGATAAAATACCTATGGAGGTTGCAATTTAA
- a CDS encoding dCTP deaminase/dUTPase family protein yields the protein MTDIIKQPFQEEVNDKILYFAKVKETAIIPSKRVEDGCYDIYADQALKLIIINPNEIVTIPTGIASAFSSKYRLDFQRERGSTGSIGLVPRCGQVDSGYRGEVFIKLQNVTNRTIIITDNKEIIALGDYVVYPMSKAICQAALEIVPEVDVIEITPEQLESIPSERGKGKIGSSNK from the coding sequence ATGACAGACATAATAAAACAACCATTTCAAGAAGAAGTAAATGATAAAATTCTTTATTTTGCCAAAGTAAAAGAAACTGCAATTATCCCCTCAAAACGTGTTGAAGACGGATGTTATGATATTTATGCTGATCAAGCACTGAAGCTAATTATTATCAATCCTAATGAAATTGTTACAATTCCAACTGGTATTGCTTCAGCATTTTCATCTAAATACCGACTTGACTTTCAACGTGAAAGAGGAAGCACTGGTTCAATTGGGCTTGTTCCAAGATGCGGACAAGTGGATTCAGGATATAGAGGAGAAGTTTTTATTAAGCTTCAAAATGTAACAAACAGAACAATTATCATCACTGACAACAAAGAGATCATTGCTTTAGGTGATTACGTAGTATACCCTATGTCTAAAGCAATCTGCCAAGCAGCACTTGAAATTGTTCCAGAAGTAGATGTAATCGAAATCACACCTGAACAACTTGAAAGTATTCCATCTGAACGAGGAAAAGGTAAAATTGGTTCGTCAAATAAGTAG